The sequence CAACAGCTTTTGCAAGCAAAGTTTTACCAGTACCAGGAGGACCTATAAGAAGTACACCTTTAGGAATTTTACCACCAAGTTTTTGGAACCTTCTTGGGTCTTTTAAAAACTGTATGATTTCTTGTAATTCTTCCTTTGCTTCCTTACAACCTGCAACATCATCAAAAGTTGTACGATTTTTTGGGTCAGGCATTATAGGTTTACTTTTAGTAAATGCCATAACTCTACTACCTTCAGATGATACCTGTTTATATATTAAAAACCATATAAGGAAAAATATTAGAAGAATTGGAATAGTGGAAATAAATATATTCATCCATATATTTGAAGCTGGTTCAACCTTAAAATCTACACCGTACTCATCTAAATATCTGTATAGGGAAGGGTCATTGGGAGCGTAAGTAGAAAACTTTGTTCCATCTTTAAGTGTCCCGGATATGTTTTTATCTTTTATAGTTAACTTTTTATCAATATTGTTGTTCCTTACTTCTTTTAAAAGTTGGCTATACATAAGGTCCTTTCTTTTCCCTTCCATTTCAGATATTTTTGCAAGACCTACCAAAAGAATTCCTGCTAAAACCCAGAAAATCAGCCATCTCATAGAATTGTTTTTAAAAGAAGGTTTCTTTTTATTTTTCTCATCGCTCATTCTGTTTTTTTCTCCATTTTTTAGATGTTAAGGTTATCTTCTTTTGTAACAGAACTTCTTCTTCTGACGTTAAAGAGATTTTTTCCTTAACATAACTCGACATCTTTTTTTCATCAGATTTCTCTATTACAGTAAAAGGTATATTAACTTTATTTAATCTTTCTGTCAATTGAATTTTATATAGATTATTATCAGATTGGCACAAAACAACAAGAAAATCCAACTGTTTCTGAGGGTATAAAATGTTTTTATTAATCTTTTCAACTCTAAAACCGACCATCTTATTAGGTAGAAGTTTTTTTGCGTCTTCTACTGGAATATCATTTGATTCCAATATAAGCCCATCAGCTTGAGATATTTGGCATATATCGGCTCTACTGTTCACAATATAGAGAACAGTAGAAGGGATAAGTTTCCTTAAAGATAAGGCGTTTTTTAAATAGGTTTTAGAAGAATTACCTGAAAATCTTATTTCAAAAGCGTCTGGTTCAAGTGTTAATAATTTTTTGACCAATGGTGCAGAAATTTTATCAGTATCTTTTATATCATAAATTATATAATAGAAACGAGCAGGCAGAGTTTTACGGCAAATTTTTAAAGAAACTTCTTGTTCAATTTTGTAAAGTTCAAATCTAAGGTTATGGAAAACCTCAGAAGCTTCTGGTACTACTGTTTTGGAATACTCCTCTATTGTTCTCATTGCTTCGCTTACTCTAAGAAAGTTTTTTTCAACAGTTGTTTGTATATCTTCAAGTTTTCTGATATCAAGTTTTTTCCCTTTATCTCTACTTACATCTCTCATTGTTTTTAGTTCTATAAGACTAAAATATTTTGAAATCTCTTTTGAAAAAGAGTGTCTTAAAACCTTCAATCTGTTTATACCTGATACATCAAAAGAATAATAAAACCTTAACGCATCCTCAATTACACGGAGCCCTTCTCTCCCTCTGTTAAAATTGGCATCTATGATTCGTAGGATTTTTTTCATTTTAGTAAGGTAAGTATAGAGTTGATAAGAAAAGAAATATGTTTATAGCAGAAAAATGAGTTTAACCTATTCTACTTCTTCAGTGTCTGGTATTGGCTCTAAACCAACAGCGTCTTGTTCGTTATCTTGAGCATCTCCACTTTTAATCCTTGAGATAAATATTTCTATATTCCCAATTCTTTCAATTCCAATAGCGTCTTGGAGATAGTTTTTTGTTACCTCCTGT is a genomic window of bacterium containing:
- a CDS encoding thiamine phosphate synthase yields the protein MKKILRIIDANFNRGREGLRVIEDALRFYYSFDVSGINRLKVLRHSFSKEISKYFSLIELKTMRDVSRDKGKKLDIRKLEDIQTTVEKNFLRVSEAMRTIEEYSKTVVPEASEVFHNLRFELYKIEQEVSLKICRKTLPARFYYIIYDIKDTDKISAPLVKKLLTLEPDAFEIRFSGNSSKTYLKNALSLRKLIPSTVLYIVNSRADICQISQADGLILESNDIPVEDAKKLLPNKMVGFRVEKINKNILYPQKQLDFLVVLCQSDNNLYKIQLTERLNKVNIPFTVIEKSDEKKMSSYVKEKISLTSEEEVLLQKKITLTSKKWRKKQNER